The Bacteroidales bacterium genome includes a region encoding these proteins:
- a CDS encoding S8 family peptidase — protein MIFYILRIILTITLVFTVDLTAQIKVAPGRYRVEFTDKSHNVYTVDRPGDFLSDRAIERRKKQNIHLTQKDLPVSQYYIDSISKLGMKVLNVSKWFNSIVVKCDEKDLGLLDGISFVKKNRLTPGKKKNGDHRENTEIDLESIFSSFFQSGGLQTLYGASDDYYGKATTQIGMLGGHVLHNSGYRGKGMLIAVIDGGFYNVDLLSGFDRMHHEDRLVRLKNFTIHEDIFGQNNHGSNVLSIIAADLPGRMVGSAPDADYLLLRSEEIGTEYLVEEDNWISAVEFADSIGVDLVSTSLGYSIFDDTLQNHVWTDLDGRTTRASYAATMASARGIIVCLSAGNDGDRSWRYVSVPGDADSILTIGAVDRQGKYASFSSIGPTADGRIKPDLTAMGKTTAYQGSMGQINSGNGTSYSTPLLAGFMACLWQAHPDKNNMEIIQMVKESADRYNHPDSLYGYGIPDFAKLIPENTTSSSGLSYKMSIFPDPFSNKLTIRLSPARHGNVNIRILSVTGQSIYEHTAYVIENDAYELLVEETVNLDPGIFIVESQTDIGMVSSKFVK, from the coding sequence ATGATTTTTTATATACTACGGATAATATTGACCATTACACTGGTATTTACAGTGGACCTGACAGCCCAGATAAAGGTAGCTCCGGGAAGATATCGCGTAGAGTTTACAGACAAATCCCACAACGTATATACGGTAGATCGTCCCGGCGATTTTCTCTCGGATCGTGCAATTGAACGTCGTAAAAAACAAAATATACACCTTACACAAAAAGATCTACCTGTGAGTCAATACTATATTGATAGCATTTCAAAGTTAGGAATGAAAGTACTGAATGTGTCCAAATGGTTTAATTCAATTGTTGTTAAATGCGATGAGAAAGACCTTGGACTATTAGACGGAATTTCTTTTGTAAAGAAAAACAGGCTCACCCCCGGGAAAAAAAAGAATGGTGATCATCGGGAAAATACAGAAATTGACCTGGAATCTATCTTTTCGTCTTTTTTTCAAAGTGGAGGACTACAAACATTGTATGGTGCATCTGATGATTACTACGGAAAAGCCACCACCCAGATAGGAATGCTAGGGGGGCATGTGCTTCATAATAGTGGATATCGGGGAAAAGGGATGTTAATAGCTGTAATAGACGGAGGATTTTACAATGTAGACCTTCTTTCGGGATTTGACAGGATGCATCATGAAGATCGCCTTGTCCGGCTTAAAAATTTCACCATCCACGAGGATATATTCGGACAAAACAATCATGGATCCAATGTGCTTTCCATAATTGCAGCTGATCTTCCGGGGCGAATGGTTGGTTCTGCACCCGATGCGGATTATCTGTTATTGCGTTCGGAAGAGATCGGAACCGAATATCTGGTAGAGGAAGATAATTGGATAAGTGCCGTCGAATTTGCTGATAGTATTGGTGTGGATCTGGTTTCCACCTCATTAGGATATTCTATATTCGACGACACTCTACAGAATCATGTATGGACAGATCTGGACGGCCGTACAACGCGGGCTTCCTATGCCGCCACAATGGCATCTGCCAGAGGTATCATTGTTTGCCTGAGCGCCGGAAATGACGGGGACAGGTCCTGGAGATACGTATCTGTTCCGGGCGATGCAGACAGCATACTTACTATCGGTGCCGTAGACCGGCAGGGAAAATATGCATCTTTCAGTTCCATAGGTCCGACTGCTGACGGACGTATCAAACCCGATCTTACCGCTATGGGTAAGACTACTGCTTATCAGGGATCTATGGGACAAATCAATTCAGGTAACGGAACATCGTACTCAACCCCTTTATTGGCCGGATTCATGGCCTGTTTATGGCAGGCACACCCCGATAAAAACAACATGGAAATCATTCAAATGGTGAAAGAATCTGCAGATCGCTACAACCATCCTGATTCTTTATATGGATACGGCATCCCCGATTTTGCAAAACTGATCCCGGAAAATACTACATCCTCTTCCGGGCTTTCATATAAAATGTCTATTTTCCCTGATCCATTCAGCAATAAGCTTACCATAAGGTTATCTCCTGCCAGGCATGGAAATGTCAACATTCGCATTCTTTCCGTAACCGGCCAATCAATTTATGAACATACGGCATATGTCATAGAAAATGATGCTTATGAATTGTTGGTTGAAGAAACGGTTAATCTGGATCCTGGAATATTTATTGTAGAATCTCAAACAGATATCGGAATGGTATCATCTAAATTCGTAAAATGA
- a CDS encoding bifunctional riboflavin kinase/FAD synthetase, which yields MSIHHNIGDIDIEQSVLTVGSFDGVHCGHRVLLQRVIDLAKENGCRSLVVTFWPHPRTVLDTNGTTSLLLNTLDEKIELLTRTGIDDVLVLPFDMHLAQMSASGFIEEIIAGKLKARVLVVGEDHHFGKGRSGNASSLSAMKMNDMKIEVVKLKKLDQKISSSFIRKSLLSGDLPLANKMLGYDYRISGKVIHGNQLGRTIGFPTANIEVPGYKLLPKDGVYRVEVRPDRSRSLPYLGMMYIGKRPVLKEKDTLRHIEVNIFDFNEQIYGTDIVLSLTHRIRDDINFNNIHQLAQQLNQDKQTILNI from the coding sequence TTGTCCATACATCACAATATAGGAGATATTGATATTGAACAGTCAGTATTGACAGTTGGTAGTTTTGACGGCGTACACTGTGGTCATCGCGTATTACTTCAACGTGTCATTGATCTTGCAAAAGAGAATGGTTGCCGTTCATTGGTTGTCACTTTTTGGCCACATCCGCGGACAGTACTGGATACAAACGGAACAACATCTCTTTTACTTAATACTCTGGATGAAAAAATAGAATTACTAACCCGGACAGGCATAGATGATGTATTGGTACTTCCTTTTGACATGCATTTAGCACAGATGTCCGCATCCGGCTTTATTGAGGAGATCATTGCCGGAAAACTCAAGGCACGGGTTCTTGTTGTCGGGGAAGATCATCATTTTGGAAAGGGTAGGAGCGGTAATGCTTCCAGCTTATCTGCAATGAAAATGAATGATATGAAGATTGAAGTGGTAAAACTCAAAAAGCTCGATCAGAAAATCAGTTCTTCTTTTATCAGGAAATCATTGCTTTCAGGAGATCTGCCTTTGGCCAATAAAATGTTAGGCTATGATTACCGGATCTCAGGGAAAGTAATTCATGGAAATCAATTAGGACGTACCATAGGATTCCCTACAGCGAATATTGAGGTGCCCGGTTACAAGCTTCTTCCAAAAGATGGGGTCTATCGTGTTGAAGTAAGACCGGATCGATCCCGTTCATTACCATACCTTGGAATGATGTACATTGGGAAACGTCCGGTATTGAAAGAAAAAGATACGTTACGGCATATTGAAGTAAATATCTTTGATTTTAATGAACAGATTTACGGAACGGATATTGTTCTTTCATTGACTCACCGGATAAGGGACGATATAAATTTTAATAATATACATCAGTTGGCACAACAATTGAATCAGGATAAACAAACCATTTTAAATATTTAA
- the ahcY gene encoding adenosylhomocysteinase, producing MTQYKVADITLADFGRKEIEIAEKEMPGLMAIRKQYTSQQPLKGARITGSLHMTIQTAVLIETLVALGAEVRWASCNIFSTQDHAAAAIAAAGIPVFAWKGETLEEYWWCTEQALTFDGGLGPNLIVDDGGDATLLIHWGYKAENDPKSIERTAGNKEEEVILNLLKETLAKDSGKWHRVVKDMRGVSEETTTGVHRLYQMKERGELLFPAINVNDSVTKSKFDNLYGCRESLADGIKRATDVMIAGKVVVVLGYGDVGKGCAKSMRAYGARTIVTEIDPICALQAAMEGFEVTTMEEAVKEGNIFVTTTGNKDVITIEHIAAMKDQAIVCNIGHFDNEIQVDKLENYPGIKKINIKPQVDKYIFPDEHAIFLLAEGRLVNLGCATGHPSFVMSNSFSNQTLAQLDLWKNQYEVDVYRLSKKLDEEVARLHLDQLGVKLTKLSKEQADYIGVSTEGPYKPEHYRY from the coding sequence ATGACTCAATACAAAGTAGCAGACATCACTTTAGCCGATTTCGGGCGAAAGGAAATCGAAATTGCCGAGAAAGAAATGCCCGGACTGATGGCTATCCGGAAACAATATACATCCCAACAGCCATTGAAAGGAGCCAGAATTACCGGTTCATTACATATGACGATACAAACTGCCGTACTCATTGAAACATTGGTGGCTTTGGGTGCCGAAGTTCGTTGGGCAAGTTGTAATATTTTCTCTACCCAGGATCATGCAGCTGCAGCCATTGCCGCGGCAGGAATACCCGTGTTCGCATGGAAAGGAGAAACCCTGGAGGAATATTGGTGGTGTACCGAACAGGCGCTTACTTTTGACGGAGGCTTAGGTCCTAACCTGATCGTAGACGATGGTGGGGATGCAACCCTTTTGATCCATTGGGGATACAAAGCAGAAAATGATCCGAAAAGTATTGAAAGAACAGCCGGAAATAAAGAAGAAGAAGTGATTCTCAATTTGTTAAAAGAGACATTGGCAAAAGATTCCGGTAAATGGCACCGGGTAGTAAAAGATATGCGCGGCGTATCTGAAGAAACGACTACCGGAGTACATCGCTTGTATCAGATGAAAGAACGTGGAGAATTACTTTTCCCGGCCATTAACGTAAATGATTCTGTGACCAAATCAAAATTCGATAATCTGTATGGATGTCGTGAATCATTGGCTGATGGGATCAAAAGGGCTACGGACGTGATGATTGCCGGAAAAGTCGTGGTCGTATTAGGATACGGTGATGTGGGAAAAGGTTGTGCTAAATCAATGCGCGCTTACGGCGCACGTACCATAGTAACGGAAATTGATCCTATCTGTGCGTTACAGGCGGCTATGGAGGGATTTGAAGTAACCACCATGGAAGAGGCTGTGAAAGAAGGTAATATCTTTGTCACTACTACCGGAAACAAGGATGTGATCACTATTGAGCATATCGCAGCCATGAAAGACCAGGCTATTGTATGTAATATCGGGCATTTTGACAATGAAATACAGGTAGATAAACTGGAAAACTATCCTGGAATAAAGAAAATCAATATCAAGCCCCAGGTGGATAAATATATTTTTCCCGATGAACATGCTATCTTCCTGCTTGCTGAAGGACGACTTGTTAATCTGGGTTGTGCCACAGGTCATCCATCTTTTGTGATGAGTAATTCGTTTAGCAACCAAACACTTGCGCAGCTTGATTTATGGAAAAACCAATATGAAGTTGATGTATACCGGTTATCGAAAAAATTGGATGAAGAAGTAGCCCGGCTCCATCTGGATCAGTTGGGGGTTAAATTAACCAAACTATCCAAAGAACAAGCCGATTATATTGGCGTTTCGACTGAAGGACCCTATAAACCGGAACATTACAGGTATTAA
- a CDS encoding L-serine ammonia-lyase, with protein MESIKQIFKIGNGPSSSHTMGPKKASEIFLEKNCGAAQFQVTLYGSLAATGRGHLTDKAILDVLSPAANTEIVWEPGIRLPFHPNGMLFKAFDAEGKLTDEWTVYSVGGGKLSEGEKTKTETAEDIYPLSTIAEILNFCEEEGINYWEYVEKYEGSDIRDYLSEVWDAMKSAIERGLEEEGVLPGGLGVKRKAATYHVKAKGYTDSMRNRGLVYSYALATSEENAAGGIIVTAPTCGSSGVIPAVLYHLKKSRDFSDIRILRALATAGLFGNIVKTNASISGAEVGCQGEVGVACAMAAAAACQLFGGTPAQIEYAAEMGLEHHLGLTCDPVCGLVQIPCIERNAYAAARALDANIYATFSDGIHRVSFDRVVAVMKQTGHDLPSLYKETAEGGLAKI; from the coding sequence ATGGAATCCATAAAGCAAATATTCAAAATAGGGAATGGCCCGTCCAGCAGTCATACGATGGGGCCAAAAAAAGCTTCGGAGATCTTTCTGGAGAAAAACTGCGGTGCAGCACAATTTCAGGTCACCCTCTATGGTTCGCTGGCGGCCACAGGCCGTGGGCACCTTACTGATAAAGCGATACTGGACGTGCTTTCCCCGGCGGCTAACACGGAAATAGTCTGGGAACCGGGTATCAGGCTTCCTTTCCACCCCAATGGAATGCTCTTCAAGGCTTTCGACGCCGAGGGCAAGCTCACTGACGAATGGACTGTTTACAGTGTAGGAGGAGGAAAATTGTCGGAAGGAGAAAAGACAAAAACCGAAACTGCAGAAGATATTTATCCATTGAGCACGATAGCCGAGATCCTGAATTTTTGCGAAGAAGAAGGGATCAATTACTGGGAATATGTGGAAAAATATGAAGGCAGTGATATCCGGGATTACCTTTCTGAAGTATGGGATGCAATGAAATCAGCGATAGAACGGGGGTTGGAGGAGGAGGGAGTACTTCCCGGAGGCCTTGGCGTAAAGCGTAAAGCCGCCACTTACCATGTTAAGGCCAAAGGCTATACAGACTCCATGCGCAATAGGGGACTGGTTTATTCCTATGCACTTGCCACCTCGGAAGAAAACGCGGCAGGAGGCATCATCGTTACCGCACCCACATGCGGATCTTCAGGAGTAATTCCTGCGGTACTTTACCATCTCAAAAAAAGCCGTGATTTCAGCGACATCAGGATACTACGTGCATTGGCCACGGCAGGGCTTTTCGGCAATATCGTAAAAACGAATGCTTCGATCTCAGGCGCCGAAGTCGGCTGCCAGGGCGAGGTCGGCGTAGCATGTGCCATGGCTGCAGCGGCAGCATGCCAGCTTTTCGGAGGCACACCCGCCCAGATCGAATATGCAGCTGAAATGGGACTTGAACATCATTTAGGGCTCACCTGCGACCCTGTTTGCGGCCTTGTCCAGATACCATGCATCGAACGCAACGCATATGCCGCAGCGCGGGCCCTGGATGCAAATATCTACGCTACCTTCTCCGATGGTATCCATCGCGTGAGCTTCGATCGTGTTGTAGCTGTAATGAAACAGACGGGTCACGACCTTCCAAGCCTCTATAAGGAGACGGCAGAAGGCGGCCTTGCCAAAATATAA
- a CDS encoding HAD family phosphatase has protein sequence MKKIKNIVFDFGGVLLDWNPRYLYRTFFEDEKEMEYFLTNVYTEEWNAEQDRGRSFAEGIRLLQSQHSEYHEAIQMFMDRWEDMLKSEIPESVEILRNVKNQGYRVFGLTNWSTETITIAYQKYDFFKLFDGIVVSGEEKLIKPDKRIYEVLLNRYMLNAGESVFIDDNPGNINAAEDLGFETILFDNAANVQKQLSALLNC, from the coding sequence ATGAAAAAGATAAAAAATATAGTGTTTGATTTTGGTGGAGTATTATTGGATTGGAACCCGAGATATTTATATCGTACTTTCTTTGAGGACGAAAAAGAAATGGAATATTTCCTTACGAATGTCTACACCGAAGAATGGAATGCGGAACAGGACAGGGGACGCTCCTTTGCCGAAGGCATCCGCCTGTTGCAATCTCAGCATTCGGAATATCATGAAGCGATCCAAATGTTTATGGATAGATGGGAAGATATGCTAAAATCTGAAATACCTGAAAGCGTAGAGATACTTCGCAACGTAAAAAATCAGGGATATCGTGTTTTTGGGTTGACAAACTGGTCGACAGAAACGATAACTATAGCCTACCAGAAGTATGATTTTTTCAAATTGTTTGACGGGATTGTCGTTTCCGGAGAAGAAAAGCTAATCAAACCGGACAAACGGATATATGAAGTATTGCTTAACCGCTATATGCTAAATGCCGGAGAATCTGTCTTTATTGATGACAACCCTGGTAACATAAACGCTGCTGAAGACCTGGGATTTGAAACCATACTTTTTGATAACGCTGCAAATGTGCAAAAACAATTATCGGCGTTATTGAATTGTTAA
- a CDS encoding VOC family protein encodes MKIEHLAIWVDDIEVMRQFYLKYFSIGCNDKYVNPKRNFASYFLSFGEDKTRIELMHIPDIANPVSRGNLKGLAHFAISVGGKEIVDILTERLRKDGYTIASEPRTTGDGYYESAVLDPEGNYVEITE; translated from the coding sequence ATGAAAATCGAACATTTAGCAATCTGGGTGGACGATATTGAAGTTATGCGCCAATTCTATCTTAAATATTTTAGTATTGGATGTAACGATAAGTATGTAAACCCTAAAAGGAATTTTGCATCTTATTTCCTGTCTTTTGGAGAAGATAAAACCCGTATCGAATTGATGCATATTCCAGATATAGCAAATCCGGTTAGTCGGGGAAATCTGAAAGGATTAGCACATTTCGCAATTTCAGTAGGCGGGAAAGAAATTGTAGACATTCTTACGGAAAGATTACGCAAAGATGGATATACTATAGCGAGTGAACCAAGAACAACAGGAGATGGATATTACGAAAGTGCTGTTTTGGATCCGGAAGGAAATTATGTAGAAATAACAGAGTAG
- a CDS encoding GNAT family N-acetyltransferase: protein MLVIEQVKEINAEIVDALSRLMLQLSPDGKIPGRVNLERIVSRKGSYLFIARNPDIIATLTLLVAESPLGAKAWIEDVIVDKEARGQQVGEKLLIHAIDFAKTLDISSINLTSMPERVAANKLYHKVGFEKRETNVYRLMIR, encoded by the coding sequence ATGCTGGTGATCGAACAGGTAAAAGAAATAAATGCGGAGATAGTCGATGCGTTATCACGGCTTATGCTTCAACTTTCTCCGGATGGTAAGATTCCCGGTCGCGTAAACCTGGAGAGGATAGTAAGTAGAAAAGGGAGTTACCTGTTTATCGCACGTAATCCTGATATCATTGCCACATTGACTCTTCTGGTTGCAGAATCGCCCTTAGGGGCGAAGGCATGGATAGAGGATGTAATAGTAGATAAGGAAGCTCGCGGACAACAGGTCGGCGAAAAGCTACTCATCCATGCTATTGATTTTGCTAAAACATTAGATATTTCGAGTATCAACCTGACATCGATGCCCGAGCGGGTGGCCGCTAATAAACTTTATCACAAAGTAGGCTTTGAGAAAAGGGAAACCAATGTGTATCGGCTAATGATCCGTTAA
- a CDS encoding chloramphenicol acetyltransferase: MNQIEKIIDKATWNRKEHFEHFSAFDDPFFGVTVNVDCTNTYQHAKKRGLPFSLLVVHRITTAASKVEEFRYRIEGDDVVCYDSLIPEGTVGRADHTFSFASFGYDADEYIFVQKAKAEIKRLQQTKGLNKSDVYHPNAIHYSAVPWFSFTDMKHPSNMRSGDSVPKISTGKFFSEKDRLMMPVSITCHHGLMDGYHIGRFLELLEL; this comes from the coding sequence ATGAATCAGATTGAAAAAATAATAGATAAAGCCACATGGAATCGTAAAGAGCACTTTGAACATTTCAGCGCTTTTGACGACCCGTTCTTCGGTGTTACCGTCAATGTGGATTGTACCAATACATATCAACATGCAAAAAAGAGAGGATTACCGTTTTCTTTACTCGTAGTACATCGCATAACCACCGCAGCCAGCAAAGTAGAAGAATTCCGTTACCGCATAGAAGGCGATGATGTAGTTTGTTATGATAGTCTCATACCCGAAGGTACTGTTGGAAGAGCAGACCACACATTTTCTTTTGCTTCCTTTGGGTATGATGCCGATGAATATATTTTCGTACAAAAGGCAAAAGCCGAGATAAAACGTCTGCAACAGACCAAAGGGCTGAACAAAAGCGATGTATATCATCCCAACGCCATACATTACTCTGCCGTGCCATGGTTTTCTTTCACAGATATGAAGCATCCTTCCAACATGCGATCAGGCGATAGTGTTCCTAAAATTTCGACAGGAAAATTCTTTAGCGAAAAAGACAGGCTGATGATGCCTGTTTCAATCACCTGTCATCATGGTTTGATGGACGGGTATCACATAGGACGTTTTCTGGAATTATTGGAGTTGTAA
- a CDS encoding N-acetyltransferase encodes MKKDYELINNTEERQYEFHIDDYVPRIEYMRSTNGEVYLTHTEVPPAIEGKGIASLLTEKTLCDIEQQGFRLIPLCPFVVDYIRKHPEWKRLMK; translated from the coding sequence ATGAAAAAGGATTATGAATTAATCAACAACACAGAAGAACGCCAGTATGAATTTCATATTGATGATTATGTTCCCAGAATAGAATATATGAGGTCAACCAATGGAGAGGTATACCTGACACATACAGAAGTACCCCCTGCGATTGAGGGAAAAGGAATCGCTTCTCTACTGACGGAAAAAACGCTTTGTGATATTGAACAACAGGGGTTTCGGTTGATCCCCTTATGTCCGTTTGTAGTTGATTACATCCGGAAACACCCGGAATGGAAGCGGCTGATGAAATAA